The following proteins are encoded in a genomic region of Streptomyces sp. NBC_01723:
- a CDS encoding ribbon-helix-helix protein, CopG family yields MGTSVLSLRMDGELLERLRHHAAKRGMSVQDYVVRTLIRDDFDERFQSAVEETERFYGVT; encoded by the coding sequence ATGGGGACCAGCGTGCTCAGCCTGCGGATGGACGGGGAGCTGCTCGAACGGCTCCGGCACCATGCGGCGAAAAGGGGAATGAGCGTCCAGGACTATGTCGTCCGGACGCTCATTCGGGATGACTTCGACGAGCGGTTCCAGTCCGCCGTGGAGGAGACGGAACGGTTCTACGGGGTCACCTGA
- a CDS encoding MFS transporter, which yields MSTGSGAASAPAPDGHDDPTTPDTPRTSRTSMFASLRVRNYRLFFMGQVVSNIGTWMQRIAQDWLVLSLTGSSAAVGITTALQFLPMLLFGLYGGVLVDRLRKRPTLLVTQSAMALTALFLAVLTLTGHVQVWHVYVAAFAMGLATVVDNPARQSFVSELVGRDQLQNAVSLNSANFQSARLVGPAVAGLMITGVGTGWAFLANGLSFVAPLSCLLLMRARDLHAVQRAPRGKGQLREGLHYVAGRPELIWTITLVGFIGTFGFNFPVFLSAFADDVFDAGAGAYSLFNTLMAVGSLAGALLAARRGTARLRVLIAAAVAFGALEIVAATAPGLWLFALLMVPIGVFSMTVNVTANTSIQMSTDPAMRGRVMALYMMVFLGGSPVGAPIVGWVTDTYGARVGFAAGGAVAATAAIVIGLVLARVGNLRLSVGWHRGHPQVRFVPRERREELAPAA from the coding sequence TTGAGTACGGGATCCGGAGCAGCTTCCGCCCCCGCACCTGACGGCCACGACGACCCGACCACCCCCGACACCCCCCGTACGTCCCGGACCTCGATGTTCGCCTCCCTGAGGGTCAGGAACTACCGCCTGTTCTTCATGGGCCAGGTCGTCTCCAACATCGGCACCTGGATGCAGCGCATCGCCCAGGACTGGCTGGTACTCAGCCTCACCGGCTCCTCGGCGGCCGTCGGCATCACCACCGCCCTCCAGTTCCTGCCGATGCTCCTCTTCGGCCTCTACGGCGGGGTCCTCGTCGACCGCCTGCGCAAGCGCCCCACGCTGCTGGTCACCCAGTCGGCGATGGCCCTGACCGCGCTCTTCCTCGCCGTCCTCACCCTGACCGGCCACGTCCAGGTCTGGCACGTGTACGTCGCCGCCTTCGCGATGGGCCTGGCGACCGTGGTCGACAACCCGGCGCGGCAGTCCTTCGTCTCCGAGCTGGTCGGCCGGGACCAGCTCCAGAACGCGGTCAGCCTCAACTCGGCGAACTTCCAGTCCGCCCGGCTGGTCGGCCCCGCCGTCGCCGGCCTCATGATCACCGGAGTGGGCACCGGCTGGGCGTTCCTCGCCAACGGCCTCTCCTTCGTCGCGCCGCTCAGCTGTCTGCTGCTGATGCGCGCCCGCGACCTGCACGCCGTACAGCGCGCCCCGCGCGGCAAGGGACAGCTGCGCGAGGGCCTGCACTACGTCGCCGGGCGCCCCGAGCTGATCTGGACCATCACCCTGGTCGGCTTCATCGGCACCTTCGGCTTCAACTTCCCGGTCTTCCTGTCCGCCTTCGCCGACGACGTCTTCGACGCGGGCGCCGGGGCGTACAGCCTCTTCAACACCCTCATGGCCGTCGGCTCGCTGGCCGGCGCCCTGCTCGCCGCCCGGCGCGGCACGGCCCGGCTGCGGGTCCTGATCGCGGCGGCGGTGGCCTTCGGCGCGCTGGAGATCGTGGCGGCGACGGCACCGGGGCTGTGGCTGTTCGCGCTGCTGATGGTCCCGATCGGCGTCTTCAGCATGACGGTCAACGTCACCGCCAACACCAGCATCCAGATGTCCACCGACCCGGCCATGCGGGGCCGCGTCATGGCCCTGTACATGATGGTCTTCCTCGGCGGCTCCCCGGTCGGCGCCCCGATCGTCGGCTGGGTCACCGACACCTACGGCGCCCGGGTCGGCTTCGCCGCGGGCGGCGCGGTGGCCGCCACCGCCGCGATCGTCATCGGCCTGGTCCTGGCCCGCGTCGGCAACCTGCGCCTCTCGGTCGGCTGGCACCGCGGCCACCCGCAGGTGCGGTTCGTGCCGCGGGAGCGGCGGGAGGAGCTGGCACCGGCGGCATGA
- a CDS encoding aldo/keto reductase → MEYTQLGRTGLKVSRLVLGTMNFGPQTDEADSHAIMDAALEAGLNFFDTANVYGWGENKGRTEEIIGNWFAKGGDRRDRTVLATKVYGNMAADGEAWPNHDKLSAVNIRRAVDASLRRLRTDHIDLYQFHHVDRATGFDEIWQAIDVLVQQGKVLYAGSSNFPGYKIAQANETAARRGGTIGLVSEQCLYNLAERRAEMEVIPAAQEYGLGVIPWSPLHGGLLGGVLKKEVQGGRRASGRAADTLADPAGRARIQAYEDLLDKHGVAPGEAALAWLLTRPGVTGPIVGPRTAEQLDSALRAVELELSDELLAGLDEIFPGPGPSPEAFAW, encoded by the coding sequence ATGGAGTACACGCAGCTGGGACGCACAGGACTCAAGGTCAGCAGGCTCGTCCTCGGGACCATGAACTTCGGTCCGCAGACCGACGAGGCCGACAGCCACGCCATCATGGACGCGGCGCTGGAGGCCGGTCTGAATTTCTTCGACACCGCCAATGTGTACGGCTGGGGCGAGAACAAGGGCCGTACCGAGGAGATCATCGGCAACTGGTTCGCCAAGGGCGGCGACCGGCGCGACCGGACCGTCCTCGCCACCAAGGTGTACGGCAACATGGCCGCCGACGGCGAGGCGTGGCCCAACCACGACAAGCTGTCCGCCGTGAACATCCGGCGGGCGGTCGACGCCAGCCTCAGGCGGCTCCGGACGGACCACATCGACCTGTACCAGTTCCACCACGTCGACCGCGCCACCGGCTTCGACGAGATCTGGCAGGCGATCGACGTCCTGGTCCAGCAGGGCAAGGTGCTGTACGCGGGGTCGTCGAACTTCCCCGGGTACAAGATCGCCCAGGCCAACGAAACCGCCGCCCGGCGCGGCGGCACCATCGGCCTGGTCAGCGAGCAGTGCCTGTACAACCTGGCCGAGCGCCGGGCGGAGATGGAGGTCATCCCGGCCGCGCAGGAGTACGGCCTCGGGGTCATCCCCTGGTCGCCGCTGCACGGCGGGCTGCTCGGCGGCGTGCTCAAGAAGGAGGTGCAGGGCGGACGGCGGGCCTCCGGGCGGGCCGCCGACACCCTGGCCGACCCGGCGGGCCGGGCGCGGATCCAGGCCTACGAGGACCTGCTCGACAAGCACGGCGTCGCACCCGGCGAGGCGGCCCTGGCCTGGCTGCTGACCCGGCCCGGCGTGACCGGCCCGATCGTGGGTCCGCGCACCGCCGAGCAGCTCGACTCCGCGCTGCGCGCCGTCGAGCTGGAGCTGTCGGACGAGCTGCTGGCCGGGCTGGACGAGATCTTCCCGGGTCCGGGACCGTCCCCGGAGGCGTTCGCCTGGTAG
- a CDS encoding NCS2 family permease, translating to MPTSASAKVPPSPESPEDRRPPQNGLDRYFKISERGSTLPREIRGGFATFFAMAYIIVLNPIILGSAKDMYGNQLDNGQLVTATALTAAFTTLLMGVIGNVPIALAAGLGVNSVVALQLAPRMSWPDAMGMVVLAGFVVMVLVATGLRERVMSAVPYGLRKAIAIGIGLFILLIGLVDSGFVTRMPDAAQTTVPLQLGTGGHLEGWPVLVFVLGVLLTLALIVRKTPGAILISIVVMTVVAVIINAVADIPSWGLTTPEWPGNPVATPDFGLVGEVSLFGGFEKVGVLTGVLFVFTVLLSCFFDAMGTIMGVSDEAKLTDGEGQMPGINKVLFVDGVAVAAGGASSASATTCFVESTAGVGEGARTGFANIVTGGLFALALFLTPVATMVPSQAATPALVAVGFLILAGSVREIDWSDFTIAIPAFVTMLMMPFTYSITNGIGMGFITFSVLRLAAGRGREVPVTMYVVSAVFAFYYLMPALGLT from the coding sequence ATGCCCACCTCGGCCTCCGCCAAGGTCCCCCCGTCCCCCGAGTCGCCGGAGGACCGGCGACCCCCGCAGAACGGCCTCGACCGCTACTTCAAGATCTCGGAGCGCGGCAGCACCCTGCCCCGTGAGATCCGCGGCGGCTTCGCCACCTTCTTCGCGATGGCGTACATCATCGTGCTGAACCCGATCATCCTGGGCAGCGCGAAGGACATGTACGGCAACCAGCTCGACAACGGTCAGCTGGTCACCGCGACCGCGCTCACGGCCGCGTTCACCACGCTGCTGATGGGCGTCATCGGCAACGTCCCGATCGCGCTGGCCGCCGGTCTCGGCGTGAACTCCGTCGTCGCCCTCCAGCTCGCCCCGCGGATGTCCTGGCCGGACGCCATGGGCATGGTCGTGCTGGCCGGGTTCGTCGTCATGGTGCTGGTCGCCACCGGTCTGCGCGAGCGCGTGATGAGCGCCGTGCCCTACGGCCTGCGCAAGGCCATCGCCATCGGTATCGGCCTGTTCATCCTGCTGATCGGCCTGGTCGACTCCGGGTTCGTGACCCGGATGCCCGACGCCGCGCAGACCACCGTCCCGCTCCAGCTGGGCACCGGCGGCCACCTGGAGGGCTGGCCGGTGCTGGTCTTCGTGCTCGGCGTGCTGCTGACCCTCGCGCTGATCGTCCGCAAGACCCCCGGCGCCATCCTCATCTCGATCGTCGTGATGACCGTGGTCGCGGTGATCATCAACGCCGTCGCCGACATCCCCTCCTGGGGTCTGACCACGCCCGAGTGGCCGGGCAACCCCGTCGCCACGCCCGACTTCGGGCTGGTCGGCGAGGTCAGCCTGTTCGGCGGGTTCGAGAAGGTCGGTGTCCTGACCGGCGTGCTGTTCGTCTTCACCGTGCTGCTGTCGTGCTTCTTCGACGCCATGGGCACGATCATGGGCGTCAGCGACGAGGCCAAGCTGACGGACGGCGAGGGCCAGATGCCGGGCATCAACAAGGTCCTGTTCGTGGACGGCGTCGCGGTCGCCGCGGGCGGCGCCAGCTCCGCCTCGGCCACCACCTGCTTCGTGGAGTCCACGGCCGGCGTCGGCGAGGGCGCCCGGACCGGCTTCGCGAACATCGTCACGGGCGGGCTCTTCGCCCTGGCGCTGTTCCTCACCCCGGTCGCCACGATGGTCCCCTCGCAGGCGGCCACCCCGGCGCTGGTCGCGGTCGGCTTCCTGATCCTGGCCGGCTCGGTCCGGGAGATCGACTGGTCCGACTTCACCATCGCGATCCCGGCCTTCGTGACGATGCTGATGATGCCGTTCACGTACTCGATCACCAACGGCATCGGCATGGGCTTCATCACCTTCTCGGTGCTGCGCCTGGCGGCCGGACGGGGCCGCGAGGTCCCGGTCACGATGTACGTGGTGTCGGCGGTCTTCGCCTTCTACTACCTGATGCCGGCCCTCGGTCTGACCTGA
- the thpR gene encoding RNA 2',3'-cyclic phosphodiesterase — protein sequence MRLFAAVLPPEDVTAALAAEVDALRRLPGADGLRWTGRPGWHFTLAFYGEVDDGLLPELSARLERAAHRTGPFGLALRGGGHFGHGRALWVGAEGDLATLRLLAERAESAGRKAGVAPGEHRRYKPHLTLARSREAHDVRPHLAALDGFTGPAWTVTELVLVRSRLPKSGVPGEQPRYEAVGRSPLGASG from the coding sequence ATGAGACTGTTCGCCGCCGTCCTGCCCCCCGAGGACGTCACCGCCGCCCTCGCCGCCGAGGTGGACGCGCTGCGGAGGCTGCCGGGGGCGGACGGGCTGCGGTGGACCGGGCGGCCGGGATGGCACTTCACGCTCGCGTTCTACGGGGAGGTGGACGACGGACTCCTGCCGGAGCTGTCGGCCCGGCTGGAGCGGGCCGCGCACCGCACCGGACCCTTCGGGCTGGCGCTGCGCGGCGGCGGCCACTTCGGGCACGGGCGGGCCCTGTGGGTGGGGGCGGAGGGCGATCTCGCGACGCTGCGGCTGCTCGCCGAGCGGGCGGAGTCGGCGGGGCGCAAGGCGGGCGTCGCGCCGGGGGAGCACCGGCGTTACAAGCCCCACCTGACGCTGGCCCGCAGCCGGGAGGCGCACGACGTACGGCCCCACCTCGCGGCGCTGGACGGCTTCACCGGCCCGGCCTGGACCGTGACGGAGCTGGTCCTGGTCCGCAGCCGGCTGCCGAAGTCCGGCGTGCCGGGGGAGCAGCCCCGTTACGAGGCGGTCGGCCGCAGTCCGCTCGGCGCCTCCGGTTAG
- a CDS encoding MarR family winged helix-turn-helix transcriptional regulator gives MPDLKHGDDAAAVNSLRSAVMRLSRRLKHQRVDESLSPTEMSVLGTLSLCGSATPGELARKEHVQPPSMTRIVALLEAKGLVRLEPHPEDRRQKVVTQTEQAVVMLEESRRKRNAFLATLVEGLDEDEWAKLRAAAPVLEKLAHK, from the coding sequence ATGCCGGACCTCAAGCATGGCGACGACGCCGCCGCCGTGAACTCCCTGCGCTCCGCCGTGATGCGGCTGTCCCGTCGGCTCAAGCACCAGCGGGTCGACGAGTCGCTCAGCCCGACCGAGATGTCGGTGCTCGGCACCCTGTCGCTCTGCGGCAGCGCGACCCCGGGCGAGCTCGCCCGCAAGGAACACGTCCAGCCGCCCTCGATGACCCGCATCGTGGCGCTGCTGGAGGCGAAGGGCCTGGTCCGTCTCGAGCCGCATCCCGAGGACCGGCGTCAGAAGGTCGTGACGCAGACCGAGCAGGCCGTGGTGATGCTCGAGGAGAGCCGCCGCAAGCGGAACGCGTTCCTGGCCACGCTGGTCGAGGGACTCGACGAGGACGAGTGGGCGAAACTGCGCGCCGCCGCCCCCGTGCTGGAGAAGCTCGCCCACAAGTAA
- a CDS encoding Uma2 family endonuclease, with amino-acid sequence MTVLDDRIEMAEESAELTLDVMFEWLEKLPVPEGYKTEIVGGHIFMTPQRDAHWDIIADIYDQLRTKYPRKRVKSDVRMDYPGYLNGFASDVVALAEGAAKDDKGHWRPEDVEFVAEVISRSTAGNDHGPKKDAYAAAEVPVYLIVDPYAEEWHLHTLPADGKYHGRVSFGFGEDVDLTGTAVGLTLKTDDFPRD; translated from the coding sequence ATGACCGTCCTTGACGACAGGATCGAGATGGCCGAAGAGAGCGCCGAGCTGACTCTGGACGTCATGTTCGAGTGGCTCGAGAAGTTGCCCGTCCCCGAGGGATACAAGACCGAGATCGTCGGGGGGCACATCTTCATGACGCCGCAGCGGGACGCCCACTGGGACATCATCGCGGACATCTACGATCAGCTCCGCACCAAGTACCCACGCAAGCGCGTCAAGTCCGACGTCCGTATGGACTACCCGGGCTACCTCAACGGCTTCGCCTCCGACGTCGTGGCCCTGGCCGAAGGGGCTGCGAAGGACGACAAGGGCCACTGGCGCCCCGAGGACGTCGAGTTCGTCGCCGAGGTCATCTCCCGGAGCACTGCCGGCAACGACCACGGCCCCAAGAAGGACGCCTATGCCGCCGCAGAGGTCCCGGTGTATCTGATCGTGGACCCGTATGCCGAGGAATGGCATCTGCACACCCTGCCGGCGGACGGCAAGTATCACGGGCGCGTCAGCTTCGGTTTCGGCGAGGACGTCGACCTGACCGGGACCGCCGTCGGTCTCACCCTCAAGACCGACGACTTCCCCCGCGACTGA